From Saccharothrix espanaensis DSM 44229, the proteins below share one genomic window:
- a CDS encoding GNAT family N-acetyltransferase: MDSVEIVTAGPDRMSAVAELRWRWAEEVHGTPSTGLAEFVTSFTAWAAEHLGSHRCWVALRGGGVRGMAWLALTPRVPYPGAVERVSADVQCVYVVPEERSNGIGGQLIDAVLVAASESGAERVTVHSSVRAVSVYERHGFSSSPLLLQAVPGTG; the protein is encoded by the coding sequence GTGGATTCCGTCGAGATCGTGACTGCCGGGCCGGATCGGATGAGCGCCGTGGCCGAACTGCGGTGGCGCTGGGCGGAGGAGGTGCACGGGACGCCTTCGACGGGGTTGGCCGAGTTCGTGACGAGCTTCACGGCGTGGGCCGCGGAGCACCTTGGATCGCACCGGTGCTGGGTGGCTTTGCGGGGCGGAGGGGTGCGGGGGATGGCCTGGTTGGCGCTGACTCCGCGGGTGCCGTACCCCGGTGCGGTGGAGCGGGTGTCGGCGGACGTGCAGTGCGTGTACGTGGTGCCGGAGGAGAGGTCCAACGGGATCGGGGGGCAGTTGATCGACGCGGTGCTGGTGGCCGCGTCGGAGTCCGGGGCCGAGCGGGTGACCGTGCACTCCAGCGTGCGGGCGGTGTCGGTTTACGAACGGCACGGCTTCTCCTCGTCGCCGCTCCTGCTCCAGGCCGTGCCCGGCACCGGGTGA
- a CDS encoding anti-sigma factor family protein gives MTDLRGWGLSEQHLLPDAVVAFVDGELSASAHGRASAHLARCPFCAAEAYSQQQARSAVRTAETPCAPAGLLAKLGAIPQEVDLPSAPDGLAVTEDGQLVTVQRPDRVTFGTGPVLGQSRPFGTGSRFGSRARQGAGVVVSGLMLGALALVVPGSEDPATTPAQGTTLPPNPAVAPALVGDGARRGDVLRPVSTDTGPRAHTPRPAGNALLDR, from the coding sequence ATGACCGATCTGCGAGGTTGGGGACTGAGCGAGCAGCACCTGCTGCCCGACGCGGTCGTCGCCTTCGTCGACGGCGAGCTGTCGGCGTCGGCGCACGGCCGGGCGTCGGCGCACCTGGCGCGCTGCCCGTTCTGCGCGGCGGAGGCCTACTCGCAGCAACAGGCGAGGTCGGCGGTCCGCACCGCCGAGACCCCGTGCGCCCCGGCGGGCCTGCTGGCCAAACTGGGCGCGATCCCGCAAGAGGTCGACCTGCCCAGCGCGCCCGACGGCCTGGCGGTCACCGAGGACGGCCAGCTGGTCACCGTCCAACGCCCGGACCGGGTGACCTTCGGCACCGGCCCGGTACTGGGCCAGAGCCGCCCCTTCGGCACCGGCAGCCGCTTCGGCAGCCGAGCCCGCCAAGGAGCGGGCGTAGTCGTGTCGGGCCTCATGCTCGGCGCCCTGGCCCTGGTCGTGCCCGGCAGTGAAGACCCGGCCACCACCCCGGCCCAAGGCACCACCCTGCCCCCGAACCCGGCAGTAGCGCCTGCCCTGGTCGGCGACGGCGCACGCCGAGGCGACGTCCTGCGCCCCGTCTCCACAGACACGGGCCCCCGAGCCCACACCCCCAGGCCCGCCGGCAACGCCCTACTGGACCGCTGA
- a CDS encoding DUF1003 domain-containing protein, whose product MPELPRRRLDQPRQPGRFRFELDPEAFGRFSERLARFLGTGKFLFWQTLLVIVWITLNLVAVSLQWDPYPFILLNLAFSTQAAYAAPLILLAQNRQDDRDRVSLEEDRARAAQTKADTEYMARELAALRLALGEVATRDFLRGELDRVFREQRRKALKDDPRWDDVPS is encoded by the coding sequence ATGCCTGAGCTGCCACGCCGCCGACTGGACCAACCGCGTCAGCCGGGGCGGTTCCGGTTCGAGCTCGACCCGGAGGCGTTCGGCAGGTTCTCCGAGCGCCTCGCCCGGTTCCTCGGCACCGGGAAGTTCCTGTTCTGGCAGACGCTGCTCGTCATCGTGTGGATCACGCTGAACCTGGTCGCGGTGTCCCTCCAGTGGGACCCGTACCCGTTCATCCTGCTCAACCTGGCGTTCTCCACGCAGGCCGCGTACGCCGCGCCGCTGATCCTGCTGGCCCAGAACCGGCAGGACGACCGGGACCGGGTGTCGTTGGAGGAGGACCGGGCGCGGGCCGCCCAGACCAAGGCCGACACCGAGTACATGGCGCGGGAACTCGCCGCGTTGCGACTGGCCCTGGGGGAGGTCGCGACGCGCGACTTCCTGCGCGGCGAGTTGGACCGGGTGTTCCGGGAGCAGCGGCGCAAGGCGTTGAAGGACGATCCGCGGTGGGACGACGTGCCGTCCTAG
- a CDS encoding MarR family winged helix-turn-helix transcriptional regulator, producing the protein MPETGSARLPTRTELGVWRSFLRAHARLTRILEAELIAEQRLSLAAYDVLVQLAEAPQYRLRMTELADAVLLSRSGVTRLVDRLERAGLVLRERADGDGRGVVAVLTPLGLDRLRIASGTHLTGVARHFAEVFSRAELEGFGRSCDRLASEDP; encoded by the coding sequence GTGCCGGAAACCGGAAGTGCCCGGTTGCCCACCCGAACCGAGCTCGGTGTGTGGCGATCCTTCCTCCGGGCCCATGCGCGGCTCACTCGGATCCTGGAAGCCGAACTGATCGCCGAGCAGCGCCTGTCGCTCGCGGCCTACGACGTCCTCGTGCAGCTCGCCGAGGCTCCGCAGTACCGACTGCGGATGACCGAACTGGCGGATGCCGTCCTGCTGTCGCGCTCCGGCGTGACCCGATTGGTCGACCGGCTGGAGCGCGCCGGCCTCGTGCTCCGGGAACGTGCCGACGGCGACGGCCGGGGCGTGGTCGCTGTGCTGACACCGCTGGGCCTGGACCGGCTGCGCATCGCGTCAGGCACCCACCTGACCGGTGTGGCGCGGCACTTCGCCGAGGTGTTCAGCCGGGCCGAACTGGAGGGCTTCGGCCGGTCCTGCGACCGGCTTGCCTCGGAAGACCCCTGA
- a CDS encoding Mrp/NBP35 family ATP-binding protein: MTQTLPTVDDVHKALAAVQDPEIRRPITDLGMVKSVSVADGVVDVEVYLTVAGCPMRDKITADVTSAVSALEGVSSVRVALDVMSDAQRTELRKSLRGGVEEPVIPFAQPGSLTRVFCVASGKGGVGKSSVTVNLAVAMAARGLSVGVVDADIYGHSIPRMLGTDARPTQVEKMIMPPQSHGVKLISIGMFTSGNTPVVWRGPMLHRALQQFLADVFWGDLDVLLMDLPPGTGDVAISVAQLVPNAEILVVTTPQQAAAEVAERAGSIALQTRQRVAGVIENMSWLELPDGSRMDVFGSGGGEAVAASLTKAVGADVPLLGQVPLDPRVREQGDEGTPIVLASPTSTAAQVLTSVAAKLSVRSRGLAGRLLNVSPAGR, from the coding sequence GTGACGCAGACCCTTCCCACCGTTGACGACGTGCACAAGGCGCTGGCAGCGGTGCAGGACCCCGAAATCCGGCGACCCATCACGGACCTCGGCATGGTCAAGTCGGTGTCGGTGGCCGACGGGGTCGTGGACGTCGAGGTGTACCTGACCGTCGCCGGCTGCCCGATGCGCGACAAGATCACCGCCGACGTGACGAGCGCGGTGTCGGCGCTGGAGGGCGTGTCGTCGGTCCGGGTGGCGCTGGACGTGATGAGCGACGCCCAGCGGACCGAGCTCCGCAAGTCGCTGCGCGGCGGCGTGGAGGAGCCGGTCATCCCGTTCGCCCAGCCGGGATCGCTGACGCGGGTGTTCTGCGTCGCGTCCGGCAAGGGCGGGGTGGGCAAGTCGAGCGTGACGGTCAACCTGGCCGTGGCGATGGCGGCTCGCGGCCTGTCGGTCGGCGTGGTGGACGCGGACATCTACGGGCACTCGATCCCCCGAATGCTGGGCACTGACGCGCGTCCCACCCAGGTCGAGAAAATGATCATGCCGCCCCAGTCGCACGGGGTGAAGCTGATCTCGATCGGGATGTTCACCTCGGGCAACACCCCGGTGGTGTGGCGCGGCCCGATGCTGCACCGCGCGTTGCAGCAGTTCCTGGCGGACGTGTTCTGGGGCGACCTGGACGTGCTGCTGATGGACCTGCCGCCGGGGACCGGCGACGTGGCGATCTCGGTGGCCCAGCTGGTGCCGAACGCGGAGATCCTGGTCGTGACCACGCCCCAGCAGGCGGCGGCGGAAGTGGCCGAGCGCGCCGGGTCGATCGCGTTGCAGACGCGCCAGCGGGTGGCCGGCGTGATCGAGAACATGTCGTGGCTCGAACTGCCGGACGGCTCGCGGATGGACGTGTTCGGCAGCGGAGGCGGAGAGGCGGTAGCGGCCTCGCTCACCAAGGCCGTGGGTGCCGATGTGCCTTTGCTGGGACAGGTGCCGCTGGATCCGCGGGTACGCGAACAGGGCGACGAGGGAACGCCGATCGTGCTGGCTTCACCGACGTCGACTGCGGCACAGGTACTGACTTCGGTGGCCGCCAAGTTGTCGGTCCGATCGCGCGGACTGGCCGGACGCCTGCTGAACGTTTCTCCTGCCGGACGTTGA
- the tatB gene encoding Sec-independent protein translocase protein TatB, which produces MFDSIGWIEILIIVVAGLFILGPERLPSAAAWVGKTIRQVREYATGARDQLKQEMGPEFDQLRKPLEDLRELRNFDPKRAITKHLWDDVPTNGNSTKPNGFSAPHTTTPQGPTGARERERERPLQQGERPPYDPDAT; this is translated from the coding sequence GTGTTCGACAGCATCGGCTGGATAGAGATCCTCATCATCGTGGTCGCGGGCCTGTTCATCCTGGGCCCGGAGCGCCTACCCTCAGCCGCCGCGTGGGTGGGCAAGACCATCCGCCAGGTACGCGAGTACGCGACGGGCGCACGTGATCAACTGAAGCAGGAGATGGGTCCCGAGTTCGACCAGTTGCGCAAGCCCCTCGAAGACCTCAGGGAACTACGCAACTTCGACCCGAAACGGGCCATCACCAAACACCTGTGGGACGACGTCCCGACAAACGGGAACAGCACGAAGCCGAACGGCTTCTCAGCACCCCACACCACAACTCCACAAGGCCCGACAGGAGCCCGGGAACGGGAACGCGAACGCCCGCTGCAACAAGGCGAACGCCCCCCATACGACCCGGACGCCACGTAA
- a CDS encoding S1C family serine protease, producing the protein MSEPQQGNGTPRSGVDDGAHRRLAPRPLNRPAVDPGQTAVFGRPHGVPGAFADRHPPSPNGNGAAPATHLAPPPPEALTTAFGRPQGTSELLQRPPLDLNGEPEVEPVFWEGKPAGDSWRDPSASAVIGPPAVTEEPEKVSTAASTTPGPQLSVPELLFGRRVKPTALILLMVAALVVGAAGGFVGWLVGKVGNPLTDGGVTLADVQPGKERPVGSVSDIAKRVTPSVVSIEFKGANVAGVGSGVVIEGGGYILTNDHVVAPAVQDTSAKLTVVFTDGKRAVAQVVGRDPKTDLAVIKVQVENPTVLQFGNSDDLAVGDAVLAIGSPLSLSNTVTEGIVSALHRPVTAAGENGGPQVTYDAIQTDAAINPGNSGGALVDSSGTLVGINSSIRTETGGSVGLGFAISGNYARKVSQALIRDGQVKHADMNLNVRSVSAETAEGAKVQNVLEGGAAAAAGIQEEDVITKVGDRMVRNAAELTVAVRNREIGETIPVVLARQGRELTVQVTLRSD; encoded by the coding sequence ATGAGCGAGCCACAGCAGGGCAACGGAACCCCCAGGTCCGGCGTGGACGACGGGGCCCACCGCAGGCTGGCTCCGCGCCCCCTCAACCGTCCCGCCGTGGACCCGGGCCAGACGGCCGTCTTCGGCCGACCGCACGGCGTGCCGGGCGCGTTCGCCGACCGCCACCCCCCGTCCCCGAACGGCAATGGCGCAGCGCCCGCGACCCACCTCGCGCCGCCGCCGCCCGAGGCCCTGACCACGGCGTTCGGCCGTCCGCAGGGCACCTCCGAACTGCTCCAGCGCCCGCCGCTGGACCTCAACGGCGAACCCGAGGTCGAGCCGGTCTTCTGGGAGGGCAAGCCGGCGGGCGACTCGTGGCGGGACCCGAGCGCCAGCGCCGTCATCGGCCCCCCGGCGGTGACCGAGGAGCCGGAAAAGGTCTCGACGGCCGCCTCCACCACCCCGGGCCCGCAACTGAGCGTCCCCGAACTCCTCTTCGGCCGGCGGGTCAAGCCCACCGCCCTGATCCTGCTGATGGTCGCGGCCCTGGTCGTCGGCGCGGCGGGCGGTTTCGTCGGCTGGCTGGTCGGCAAGGTCGGCAACCCCCTGACCGACGGCGGCGTCACGCTCGCCGACGTGCAGCCCGGCAAGGAGCGGCCGGTCGGCTCGGTCTCCGACATCGCCAAGCGGGTGACGCCGAGCGTCGTGTCCATCGAGTTCAAGGGTGCGAACGTGGCCGGCGTCGGCTCGGGCGTGGTCATCGAGGGCGGCGGCTACATCCTCACCAACGACCACGTCGTCGCCCCGGCCGTGCAGGACACGTCCGCGAAGCTCACCGTCGTGTTCACCGACGGCAAGCGCGCGGTCGCCCAGGTGGTCGGCCGTGACCCGAAGACCGACCTGGCCGTGATCAAGGTCCAGGTCGAGAACCCCACGGTCCTCCAGTTCGGCAACTCCGACGACCTGGCGGTCGGCGACGCGGTACTGGCCATCGGCTCCCCGCTGTCGCTGTCGAACACCGTCACCGAGGGCATCGTGAGCGCCCTGCACCGCCCCGTCACGGCGGCGGGGGAGAACGGCGGGCCCCAGGTCACCTACGACGCGATCCAGACCGACGCCGCCATCAACCCGGGCAACTCGGGCGGCGCGCTGGTCGACTCGTCCGGCACGCTGGTCGGCATCAACTCGTCCATCCGCACCGAAACCGGTGGCTCGGTGGGTCTCGGCTTCGCGATCTCCGGCAACTACGCCCGCAAGGTCTCCCAGGCCCTCATCCGCGACGGCCAGGTGAAGCACGCGGACATGAACCTCAACGTCCGCTCCGTCTCGGCGGAGACGGCGGAGGGTGCGAAGGTCCAGAACGTCCTGGAAGGCGGAGCGGCAGCCGCCGCCGGCATCCAGGAGGAGGACGTGATCACCAAGGTCGGCGACCGCATGGTCCGCAACGCCGCAGAGCTGACGGTAGCGGTGCGGAACCGTGAAATCGGGGAAACGATCCCGGTCGTACTGGCCAGGCAGGGCCGGGAGCTCACCGTGCAGGTGACGCTCAGGTCGGACTGA
- a CDS encoding O-methyltransferase — translation MDAPLREYVEGYLPEDAVITAARARGADLGCVPIGSGGGAALRFLTAALQAKAVVEVGTGAGVGSLYLLGGMPAAGVLTSIDAEPEHQRAARVAFAEAGVAVSRTRLIMGQALDVLPRLTDGAYDLVFVDAAKTEYPKYLEEGVRLLRPGGVIAFDNVLWEGRVVDASHRDPETSALREVARSVREDERLAPVILPLGDGLLVAAKLD, via the coding sequence GTGGATGCGCCGCTGCGCGAGTACGTGGAGGGCTACCTGCCCGAGGACGCCGTGATCACGGCCGCTCGGGCACGGGGAGCCGACTTGGGCTGCGTGCCGATCGGGTCCGGTGGTGGCGCGGCCCTGCGGTTCCTCACCGCCGCGTTGCAGGCCAAAGCCGTGGTGGAGGTGGGCACGGGCGCGGGCGTCGGCTCGCTGTACCTGCTCGGTGGGATGCCCGCGGCGGGGGTGCTGACCTCTATCGACGCCGAGCCGGAGCACCAGCGGGCGGCCCGGGTGGCGTTCGCCGAGGCGGGCGTCGCGGTGTCCCGGACGCGGTTGATCATGGGCCAGGCGCTGGACGTACTGCCCCGGCTGACCGACGGCGCGTACGACCTGGTGTTCGTGGACGCGGCCAAGACGGAGTACCCCAAGTACCTGGAAGAAGGCGTGCGGCTGCTGCGGCCGGGCGGCGTGATCGCCTTCGACAACGTGCTGTGGGAGGGGCGGGTCGTGGACGCCTCGCACCGGGATCCGGAGACCTCGGCGTTGCGCGAGGTGGCCCGGTCGGTGCGCGAGGACGAGCGCCTCGCGCCGGTCATCCTGCCCCTGGGGGACGGACTGCTGGTCGCCGCCAAGTTGGACTGA
- the glgC gene encoding glucose-1-phosphate adenylyltransferase produces MKGQPHVLGIVLAGGEGKRLWPLTADRAKPAVPFGGNYRLVDFVLSNLVNAGFVRLCVLTQYKSHSLDRHISTTWRLSNVLGQYVTPVPAQQRLGPRWYTGSADAIFQSLNLVNDEKPDHVVIFGADHVYRMDPGMMVDRHIETGAGVTVAGIRVPRAEAKAFGCIDSDETGRITGFLEKPSDPPHVPGDPEVTFASMGNYVFTTEALIEALRADAGNPDSDHDMGGDIIPMLVGQGRAHVYDFADNAVPGETDRDRGYWRDVGTIDAYYEAHMDLVSVNPVFNLYNQTWPIRTATPPLPPAKFIAGGSAEDSMVGPGSIISGTVHGSVVSSDVVVESGSVVQGSVLLPGVRIGRGAVVRRAILDKNVVVPDGALIGVDPATDRQRYTVSAAGVTVLGKGVTAA; encoded by the coding sequence GTGAAAGGGCAACCGCACGTACTAGGAATTGTCCTCGCCGGTGGCGAGGGCAAACGGTTGTGGCCGTTGACCGCCGACCGGGCAAAGCCCGCGGTGCCCTTCGGCGGTAACTACCGGCTCGTCGACTTCGTGCTGTCCAACCTCGTCAACGCCGGCTTCGTCCGGCTCTGCGTGCTGACCCAGTACAAGTCGCATTCGCTCGACCGCCACATCTCCACCACCTGGCGGCTGTCCAACGTGCTCGGGCAGTACGTCACCCCGGTGCCCGCCCAGCAACGACTCGGCCCGCGCTGGTACACCGGCAGCGCGGACGCGATCTTCCAGAGCCTCAACCTCGTCAACGACGAGAAACCGGACCACGTGGTCATCTTCGGCGCGGACCACGTCTACCGGATGGACCCGGGAATGATGGTCGACCGGCACATCGAGACCGGCGCCGGCGTGACCGTGGCGGGCATCCGGGTGCCGCGCGCGGAGGCCAAGGCGTTCGGGTGCATCGATTCCGACGAGACCGGTCGGATCACCGGGTTCCTGGAAAAGCCTTCGGACCCGCCGCACGTGCCGGGCGACCCCGAAGTCACCTTCGCCTCGATGGGCAACTACGTGTTCACCACGGAGGCCCTCATCGAGGCGTTGCGCGCGGACGCCGGCAACCCCGACTCGGACCACGACATGGGCGGCGACATCATCCCCATGCTGGTCGGCCAGGGCCGGGCGCACGTCTACGACTTCGCCGACAACGCCGTGCCGGGGGAGACCGACCGCGACCGCGGCTACTGGCGCGACGTGGGGACCATCGACGCCTACTACGAGGCGCACATGGACCTGGTCTCGGTGAACCCGGTGTTCAACCTCTACAACCAGACCTGGCCGATCCGCACCGCCACCCCGCCGCTGCCGCCGGCGAAGTTCATCGCGGGCGGCAGCGCCGAGGACTCCATGGTCGGGCCGGGCTCGATCATCTCCGGCACCGTCCACGGCTCGGTGGTCTCCTCCGACGTCGTGGTCGAGTCCGGCTCGGTGGTGCAGGGCAGCGTCCTGCTGCCCGGCGTCCGGATCGGCCGGGGCGCCGTCGTCCGGCGGGCCATCCTGGACAAGAACGTGGTGGTCCCGGACGGCGCGCTGATCGGCGTCGACCCGGCCACCGACCGGCAGCGCTACACCGTCTCGGCCGCCGGCGTGACCGTGCTGGGCAAGGGCGTCACGGCAGCCTGA
- a CDS encoding helix-turn-helix domain-containing protein, translating to MPPDSSHRVVMIVDNGSNPFEMGVATELFGLRRPELGDRPWYDFTLCAPGPITMNSGFFTLSGVPDLSATDDADTLIVSNRPDAPTRPPEDLLAAIRRARARGARLVSFCTGAFTLAHAGVLDGRQATTHWQWADTFHALFPAVDLVPDVLYVDDDDIHTAAGSAAALDLGLHLIRQDHGSEVANTVSRRLVFAAHRDGGQRQFVKRPVPPVRDDTLAPLLTWIRDHLADPLTITAIATRSALSPATLHRRFQRELGTTPLAWLTAERVDLARSLIERGENRLDVVARRSGLGSPSNLRSQLRRRTGLTPTAYRQRFGPAA from the coding sequence ATGCCGCCTGATTCCTCGCACCGGGTCGTCATGATCGTCGACAACGGCTCGAACCCGTTCGAGATGGGCGTGGCGACCGAGCTGTTCGGCCTGCGCCGCCCGGAGCTCGGCGACCGCCCGTGGTACGACTTCACGCTCTGCGCGCCCGGTCCGATCACCATGAACAGCGGTTTCTTCACGCTCTCCGGCGTGCCGGACCTGTCGGCCACCGACGACGCCGACACGCTGATCGTGTCCAACCGCCCGGACGCCCCGACCCGCCCGCCCGAAGACCTGCTGGCCGCCATCCGCCGGGCCCGCGCCCGGGGCGCCCGCCTGGTCAGCTTCTGCACCGGCGCCTTCACCCTCGCCCACGCGGGCGTGCTGGACGGCCGGCAGGCCACCACCCACTGGCAGTGGGCCGACACGTTCCACGCCCTCTTCCCCGCCGTGGACCTCGTCCCGGACGTCCTCTACGTGGACGACGACGACATCCACACCGCTGCGGGCAGCGCCGCCGCCCTGGACCTGGGCCTGCACCTGATCCGCCAGGACCACGGCTCGGAGGTCGCCAACACCGTCTCCCGCCGGCTGGTCTTCGCCGCCCACCGCGACGGCGGCCAGCGCCAGTTCGTGAAACGCCCCGTGCCCCCGGTCCGGGACGACACCCTGGCCCCGCTGCTGACCTGGATCCGCGACCACCTGGCCGACCCGCTGACCATCACCGCGATCGCGACCAGGTCGGCCCTGAGCCCCGCCACCCTGCACCGCCGCTTCCAGCGCGAGCTGGGAACGACTCCACTCGCCTGGCTGACCGCCGAACGAGTAGACCTGGCCCGTTCCCTGATCGAACGCGGCGAGAACCGCCTGGACGTCGTGGCCCGCCGCTCCGGCCTGGGCTCCCCGTCCAACCTCAGGTCCCAACTACGCCGCCGAACCGGCCTGACCCCCACCGCCTACCGCCAACGCTTCGGCCCAGCCGCCTAG
- a CDS encoding magnesium transporter MgtE N-terminal domain-containing protein, producing MVAVNRVFAAQLAGLPVFGPDGESIGKVRDLVIGLRVDRQPPRVLGLVLELATRRRIFVPMLRVTSIEPNAVTLATGSVNLRHFHQRTNEVLVVGELLDARVRVDSAVGGGAGGAGGAGGVDGGKDAVLVDAAMEPTRTRDWRMTRVAVRERTGRLARRGPVQVLRWEELTGLSVTEIAGQPQGAQHLVAIFETMRAADVALALHSLPVKRRYEVAEALDDERLADVIEELPEDDQKDLLAHLDEERAADVLEAMNPDDAADLLAELPERDKDRLLDLMEPEESAPVKRLLEYNFDTAGGLMTPEPVVLAPDATVAEALAHVRNPDLTPALASMVFVCRPPTATPTGRYLGCVHIQRLLREPPSDLVAGVLDTDLATLTPDASLSDVTRYFAAYNLVCGPVLDESDHLVGAVTVDDVLDHLLPDNWRETGLTHA from the coding sequence GTGGTCGCCGTGAACAGGGTTTTCGCCGCTCAGCTCGCCGGACTGCCCGTGTTCGGGCCCGACGGGGAATCCATCGGCAAGGTTCGCGACTTGGTGATCGGGTTGCGCGTCGACCGGCAGCCGCCGCGCGTGCTGGGTCTGGTGCTGGAACTGGCCACCCGGCGGCGGATCTTCGTGCCGATGCTGCGCGTCACCTCGATCGAGCCGAACGCCGTGACGCTCGCCACCGGGTCGGTCAACCTGCGGCACTTCCACCAGCGCACCAACGAGGTCCTCGTCGTCGGCGAACTGCTCGACGCCCGCGTGCGCGTGGACAGCGCGGTGGGCGGCGGGGCCGGTGGGGCAGGTGGGGCAGGTGGGGTTGACGGCGGGAAGGACGCGGTGCTGGTCGACGCGGCCATGGAACCGACCCGGACCAGGGACTGGCGGATGACGCGGGTCGCGGTGCGGGAGCGCACCGGCCGGCTCGCGCGGCGCGGTCCGGTGCAGGTGCTGCGGTGGGAGGAGCTGACCGGGCTGTCGGTGACCGAGATCGCCGGGCAGCCCCAGGGCGCGCAGCACCTGGTGGCGATCTTCGAGACCATGCGCGCGGCGGACGTGGCGCTGGCGCTGCACAGCCTGCCGGTGAAGCGGCGGTACGAGGTGGCCGAGGCGCTGGACGACGAGCGGCTGGCCGACGTCATCGAGGAACTGCCCGAGGACGACCAGAAGGACCTGCTGGCGCACCTGGACGAGGAGCGCGCCGCGGACGTGCTGGAGGCGATGAACCCCGACGACGCCGCCGACCTGCTGGCCGAACTGCCCGAGCGGGACAAGGACCGGCTGCTGGACCTGATGGAACCGGAGGAGTCGGCCCCGGTGAAACGCCTGCTGGAGTACAACTTCGACACCGCGGGCGGGTTGATGACCCCGGAACCGGTGGTGCTGGCGCCGGACGCGACGGTGGCCGAGGCGCTGGCGCACGTGCGCAACCCGGACCTCACGCCGGCGTTGGCCAGCATGGTGTTCGTGTGCCGACCGCCGACCGCCACGCCCACCGGGCGGTACCTCGGGTGCGTGCACATCCAACGGCTGCTCCGCGAACCGCCGTCCGACCTGGTGGCCGGAGTGCTGGACACCGACCTGGCGACGTTGACGCCGGACGCGTCGCTCAGTGACGTGACCAGGTACTTCGCCGCGTACAACCTGGTGTGCGGGCCGGTCTTGGACGAGTCGGACCACCTGGTGGGCGCGGTCACCGTCGACGACGTGCTGGACCACCTGCTGCCGGACAACTGGCGGGAAACGGGGCTGACCCATGCCTGA
- a CDS encoding cupin domain-containing protein: MEPVNITKALASFDALWSPRIVATVNDYDIRVTKVKGEHLWHSHPETDEFFMVVEGELDIALRDRTVHLGPGDVFVVPRGVEHKPSSAHGAQILLVEPSGTSTVGDPLEEVPDHVDATTGHALRLP; encoded by the coding sequence ATGGAACCGGTGAACATCACCAAGGCGCTGGCGAGCTTCGACGCGTTGTGGAGCCCGCGGATCGTGGCGACGGTCAACGACTACGACATCCGCGTGACGAAGGTGAAGGGCGAGCACCTGTGGCACTCGCACCCGGAGACCGACGAGTTCTTCATGGTCGTCGAGGGCGAGCTGGACATCGCGCTGCGCGACCGGACGGTCCACCTCGGGCCGGGTGACGTGTTCGTGGTGCCGCGCGGGGTCGAGCACAAGCCGTCCTCCGCGCACGGCGCGCAGATCCTGCTGGTCGAGCCGTCCGGCACGTCGACCGTCGGGGACCCCCTCGAAGAGGTCCCCGACCACGTCGACGCGACCACCGGCCACGCCCTCAGGCTGCCGTGA
- the sigE gene encoding RNA polymerase sigma factor SigE, with protein sequence MPTQPYTATAPIDDTEWIVPTWDQVVRDHADRVYRLAYRLTGNQHDAEDLTQETFIRVFRSLASYQPGTFEGWLHRITTNLFLDMVRRRSKFRMEGLPDDADRVAGDDPSPEQVYTDTHLDPDLQAALDELPPDFRAAVVLCDVEGLSYEEIGATLGVKLGTVRSRIHRGRQALRASLERRRGLVREDSA encoded by the coding sequence ATGCCAACGCAGCCGTATACCGCCACCGCTCCCATCGACGACACGGAATGGATCGTGCCGACGTGGGACCAGGTCGTCCGCGACCACGCCGACCGGGTGTACCGGCTGGCCTACCGCCTGACCGGCAACCAGCACGACGCCGAGGACCTCACCCAGGAAACCTTCATCCGGGTGTTCCGCTCCCTCGCGTCCTACCAGCCGGGCACGTTCGAAGGCTGGCTGCACCGCATCACCACGAACCTGTTCCTCGACATGGTCCGCCGGCGCTCCAAGTTCCGCATGGAGGGCCTGCCGGACGACGCCGACCGCGTCGCGGGCGACGACCCGTCACCCGAACAGGTATACACCGACACCCACTTGGACCCGGATCTCCAGGCGGCGCTCGACGAGTTGCCCCCGGACTTCCGCGCCGCAGTAGTGTTGTGTGACGTCGAAGGGCTGTCGTACGAAGAGATCGGCGCCACCCTCGGTGTGAAGCTGGGTACCGTGAGGAGCAGGATCCACCGGGGCCGCCAGGCCCTGCGCGCCTCACTGGAACGCCGACGGGGTCTTGTTCGGGAGGACTCTGCATGA